Part of the Archocentrus centrarchus isolate MPI-CPG fArcCen1 chromosome 4, fArcCen1, whole genome shotgun sequence genome is shown below.
GTCATAGTTTCACTTCTGGTCTCTTTCtgttatgtttctttttcttttagtaaaaaaaaaaaacaaaacaaaacaaaagaaaacaaaaaaatgatttaaataaccACACTGTTGGGTGTGGTATGATGACAAAGGAGAAGTTGAACAAGTAAGAACAAGTCATGTCACCAAGTCTTTGAGTACACCTGGAAGGAACTGTAGAAAGGTTTAAAAGTTCAACACTGTATGTCAGcaaacaacatttaaaaaagttaCTCTTTTTTGTCGTTTCCCGAAAACAGCTCAATTAACAAATCTGTTGAAactgtttaattaatttattttttgatccACAGTAACCAGCGGCTCCAACACTTTTCCAGCTTATGGCTGTGTGTCTCTAAACCTGTGTCTAGCAGCTCAAAGCCTGGGTTCTCTACCTTTCATGCAAAGCGTTGGTAACATAACCAGTGGGCCAACCTGCTCTCAACCTACAACAACTGCAGCACCAACTACAACCGCTGTCCCAACGACAACCGTCGCACCAACTACAACCACTGCCCCAACGAAtgccccaacaacaaccactgcCCCAACGACAACCGTCTCACCAACTACAACCACTGCCCCAACGACAACCGTCGCACCAACTACAACCACTGCCCCAACGACAACCACTGCCCCAACAACAACCGTCGCACCAACTACAACCACTGCCCCAACGACAACCACTGCCCCAACGACAACCGTCGCACCAACTACAACCACTGCCCCAACGACAACCACTGCCCCAACGACAACCGTCGCACCAACTACAACCACTGCCCCAACGACAACCACTGCCCCAACGACAACCGTCACACCAACTACAACCAGTGCCCCAACGACGACCACTGCCCCAACGACAACCGTCGCACCAGCTACAACCACTGCCCCAACTACAACCACTGCCCCAATGATAACCACTGCCCCAACAACAACCGTCGCACCAACTACAACCACTGCCCCAACGACAACCACTGCCCCAACTACAACCACTGCCCCAACTACAACCACTGCCCCCAACAACAACCGTCGCACCAACTACAACCACTGCCCGAACGACAACCGTCGCACCAACTACAACCGCTGCcccaactacaaccacagccccagctacaacagctacACAAACTACAACCACTACCCCAGCTAAAACAACCACAAGCGATGCTTGTTCTATCCGACTTGGTTTAATCCATCTACTATTTGGACTTCTTCTCTTTACCCTTAATTAAAGTCTAAAAGCTCAAAAATGGGTTTACAAACAACAGTTCTGTGGATTCCCCAATATCCATATTTATGAAAAGGGGGATggagtcttttctttttgaagCTGGGATAAATATGTAATATATGTACTTAACATTATTTATTAGATTCATTATTGTTGCAAACTTGACACACATAGGGATACTTGTAATAATAGGAAAGCACcagttttacttattatttatttcaatttgtACTCCCCAGCACTATAAAATAGTAATTCACAATGgtataaaacattaaataaaagaaataaattggcACAACATAAATGTATGGATTTATTGGCAGTTTATTAGTTATGATGGAGCCCAAGAGCCTAAAAGAAGTATATTTAagaattttattgtttttaatgttaacagtaattttacagCACATTAATAAGCAAGTTTGTATATTTACCAGCTATTAATGGCAGCCAGTATTTCATTCCAGTGTTTCACTTTTGCTtaagcattttaattttttacctcTCTCCCTCTAAAGTAGactagaatagaatgcctttattgtcagtATAAAGAATGTACAATAAGATTGGAGGATTGAATTTGATCTGTATTACTGCTGATCAAGATACAATAAAGCTCTTCTCTTATAGTCTTTGGGGTGTCAGAAAAAAAGCCCAAACACAAAACTTAAGCGAAAGagattctatctatctatctatctatctatctatctatctatctatctatctatctatctatctatctatctatctatctatctatctatctatctatctagttTCTCTACATtatgttggcacatggcattgaagataGCAGTGTAGGacttatatccttaaacttattCACAGCACGTTTGAATTAGCTGCTTTATTCCACAATATGATTGAAGCCAAGCATAAACCTTATAGCAGCTTTAGAAATTATTGCTCAAAATTTGTCTGCCATAACGGATGTGATACAAGCACCAGTTgagaaggaaaaatgtgtattccctgttGAATCCTATCCTGGAAGCAGATAACTCTGGCTGGACAAAATCAATTGGAAcaagggtgctgcaccaaaaaccggTGATTGATTTGGTTGATTTCAACAGCTGCCTGTGTAGCACACCTAAAATGTGTGGCCACTTTTGTGTtaatctgttaatttcatttatttaatttgtttaccTGTGATTTCCAGCAacaaagactcaaaatatttttgggaaACATGACCAATATTTGTGCTGATTTATTGTGCAACATGGACTATACAGAAGGACAGTAAAATTGGAGCAACACCTCAGGTGGAACTGTTGATTCCAGGGAAGATGCACCCCGGTTACTTTAGGGGGTGAATTTCCGCCTGCTAAACAGATGCAACCTGGAAGGCAAACCAAGCGCACTGCgtcttcattgctcctgaatgttacctgtatttgcaggttagtatttggttaaaaaaatgataccacTGTCTATGATTTGGAGAAAAGGTTATTCTGCATGCTAAGTTTGTAAAGTTGCATAGTTTTGCACTTGCgagcagcagtttggagaccCGCAGCAGCCTCCGCCAGAGGACAGGCTCTGCAGGCCGCTAGCAAATACGTCATGGTATTGTGGGTCGTATGCCCCGAGTGTGGTCTTGCAGGAGTGTCACTGCAGGTTTATTTGCTTTACATGATGGATATTTGTACTCCCGCACACCTTACTGTTTAGAATACAGATGTACGTTAAGATATTTTGGCACTTTAAGTAAAGTTAAGTTTGAATGAGTGTATGAGTGTTTCACATGTTATACAGGactattttattttcacaatgcTGTTAAGCATGTGTGATTAATTGCTTAGTTTCAGTATCCAGAACAGATACAGTGTCTACCGTAAATTGGAACAGCTAAAAGCTTTGTTTTAAATACAGTTGAGAATGACTGTAAGGTGCACTATAGACATGTAGTAGCTTTTCATTGCTTATGCAAGGGCAACTGTGTACTGTTATTCCACCTGCACAGAGAGGTTGTACAATGGAGATAGTGGAGTGTTGATGTGTGAACACATCTACTTCTATGCTTATAACTGTTGGAAATATGGACATATGTGAGTTGTAAAGACACTGGAACTGAAAGAAAGTAATGCATACATGaatgttgttaatgtttatgGAAATCTGAATAAGATGCAATCTGGAAGGCAAACCGAGCACACTGCgtcttcattgctcctgaatgttacctgtatttgcagggaAATCATTTTTGTTATGGTGGCACCACCCCTGGGGCCCGTAACAAATtgtgggggctcgtccgggatccACTTCCAATAGACTCGTCGACGGAAGAGGGTCCAGAGATATCAGAACTATCAGGCCAACGCGAGGTGACGTTGCTGTAGCCAAGACGACAGCTGGTGAGTGTCCGTGAGGGGAAGCCAAGATTCAGGCGAGGATCTTCGTTCTGCCAAGGGAACTGCACTGCTGTGTCTCACCAGTGGAAGCGCATCATGTCAACAGCACGCAAGGAGCTGGTTTGGAGCATCAAAAAGAACCTGTATAAGCTTTCAGGTGGGGAAGCTTACCAGCTAGCAAGAGACATTGCAACTGAAAATGAAGGTGATGAGTGAGAACCCACTGATGAAGAAGGTTGTGTGGaatgcattattaaatatatgcagTCTGATGCCTTGTTACAATCTGAAGATGAAGGAATGAATCAGCTGCTAGCGTTAAATGATATGTTGTGAAGCATAATTGAAAATCGTGATTTGCTTAACATAGTGGATAAGGTTGCACAGTCACAGGACAATGTTAATGTACCTGCTAAGACAGTAGAGTGcaccacactcacacatgctgcCTCCCATCAGTCACCACCAGTTACTGATGCTCTACAGCACACTGACTTTGGTGCACAGACACCCAACACCAATCAAAGCTTAACCCAGGCACAGCAGTTTGGAACTTTGAGTAACCCACAACCCAGTGAGGTGCACAGTACACATGACACAGCATCACGTGCTACATTAAGTCATACTCCGTCACATGTAACCAGTGAGAAGATGGTTTCCATAAAGGACCTCTCTTACCTCCAGTGGAGGGAATTTAAGGTACACGGGGGACAGATTGGGGACCACAACTCTGACATAACTTACAGCAGCATGTGCAAACAGATTGATGAAGGAATCAGAGAGGGTTTTACAGATGCTGAGGTAATCCGAGGTGTACTGAGGATAGTGAAGCCAGGTGTTTTCAAGGACATGCTCATCAACAAAGAGGAAATCACCATCAGTGAAATCAAGAGCTTCCTCCGAACACACTTGGGTGAAAAGGCCAGTACTGAATTGTTCCAAGAACTAATGTGTGCAAAACAGAATGACCAAGAAACAGTTTCTGTACCGTATGATTGGGCTCAAACAGAAGATCCTTTTCCAGTCAAAACAGGCCAGTACAGACATTCGCTATGACCGCAGGACTATTCAGGGAGTATTTCTTCACAGCATCTATCAGGGTTTGGGTGCAAAGCACACTGACATCAGACAACAGCTGAGACCACTTCTCTCAAACAACGAAGTCACCGATGAGGAGATTCTCAGCCAGGTTACAAAAATGATGTGTGATGAAAATGAACATCAGTGTAGGCTAGGCCATGCTCCCCgtcaaaaaacaacacatacacacagtatccaagtggaagaaagagaggggaCCGTAGACCAGGGTGGTAGTGAGATGATACAGCACCTCAGTGTACAAATAGAGGCTTTAGCTAACATGGTCGCAACTTTAATGGACCAACAGACAGCAACCCACTCAAAAGCTGTACCTACCCAAACAGCAGACCAAGACAAGTTGCATACCACCCAGCCTCTTGCTCACCAAGCACCCACTCCTCCACCAAGTCAGCCCTCTGTTGCGAGGAGAGGTAAAATATTCAGCTGCACAAGCTGCATGCAGCAAGGCTCAGAGAACTGTAATCACTGTTTTTTGTGTGGGGACTCCAGGCATAGAGCAGTTGGCTGTCTGAAAAGACCCAAACAGTCGGGAAACGGGAGTCGGTCTCTGTTGAGGGACAGACAGAGGCCATTCCACAGTCTCAGTCCCGCTCAGTAATGGCCACCTACAAACAGAGACACTGGAAGggaaagaaacagcaaaaaaacaagacattcaTGTCCTCTTAAGACACAAGCTGCTAGTAACAGTACAGTGCCGCTAATTGGTAGAAAGAGTCTGCTTAATTGTTTTCTCAATGGCTTTGCTGTCTCAGTATTATTTGATACTGGTTCACAAGTAAGCATCATTGATAGAGCCTGGAAGGAGACATTCATCCCTCAAAATGCAGTAAGGCCTCTACAAGAGCTCCTGGAGCCTTGGGAACGCTTTGAAATGTGTGCAGCAAATGGCCAGTCCATCCCATATGATGGGTGGGTGGAGCTAACAGTCAATCTTCCAGTTAATGTTGATCCCAACCTCACAATGGAAGTCCCCTTCCTTGTTAGCCAGATCCCGTTTCCCCAGCCACTACTGGGAGCCAATGTTCTCCAGGAGATGGTGAATAACCAGCAAACTGATGCAGACGCACAAACTATGATCCTTAGCCTCCTCCGCAAAGCACTAGGGGTAGAGGAAGAGCAGGCTAGGGCCATGGTCAACTTCATCAGTGTTCAGAAAGAGCCAAATTACAGTATGGCTGCCATTCGAGTAGGTAGGGAAAATATCAATCTCCCACCTAGTAAAACGGTGCGTGTGCGATGTGAAGTACCACCTACCTTTGACATTTCCAATCCTGTGGTCCTGTATGAACCACCAGAAGGGAGTTCCGTCCTCGAACAGCTTAGTGTTGGGAGAGGGTCTACTAGAAATCAGTGATAGCCGGCAACCATTTGTTAAAGTGCCAATCTCTAACCACACTAAGCAGGAAATCATCCTGCCAAAAAGGTCTCAACTTGGCTCCATCCAGCATGTAGTCAAGATTCTCGAACTAGGCAAGCAGAATGTGCAATGTGGGAGGCCATCGCCAGCCAGTGTAGTAACGGCTGAAGTTAATGTTGCTTCCCCTAGCACTCCCCCTAATGACTTGTGGCAACCACCGGTtgacctcagtcacctcagttcaGACCAACGAGAAATAGTCAAGAAAGTGCTTTATGAGGAGTCAACTGTATTTGCTTGGGACAGCAGTGACATTGGCTGTATTCCCTCTCTCCAGATGTCAGTTAGACTCTGAGACGACACCCCTGTTCAAAAGGCTTATGCGTCAATCCCAAAGCCATTGTATAGGGAAGTCAAAGAGTATATCCAGGAGCTGCTGGTGAAAGGCTGGATTATTAAATCACACTCACCATATACTGCACCTATTTTTTGTGTGAGGAAGAAAGATGGATCATTGCGCCTCTGCATTGATTACAGGCTCCTCAACAAAAAGACTGTGCCAGATCGGCACCCTCTTCCCCGCATCCAGGACCTGATTGACTCACTGGGGGGCTATAGGTGGTTTTCCATCTCAGACCAGGGGAAAGCTTACCACCAGGGCTTCATCGCTGAGGGGTCCAGACATCTGACTGCATTCACAACCCCATGgggtttgtatgaatgggttaGGATCCATTTTGGTCTGTCTAACGCGCTAGCAGCCTTCCAAAGAAGTATGGAGGAAATGCTGGATACACTCAGAGATGAGTGTTGCATTCCGTATTTGGATGACGTGCTCTGTTTTTCCAGGTCTTTTGAGGAGCATGTTGAGGTCCTGCAGCGTGTACTCCAAGCTCTGAAACATCATGGGGTTAAACTCAGGCCTGAGAAATGTGAGCTGGTGTCTGCAGATGGGGTGAGGGTAGACCCAAAAGATCTTGAAGCTGTACAGGCACTGAAGCAGAAAACCCCACAAACAGTAGGTGATATCAGgcgactgctgggttttctgagTTATTACCGCGCTTATGTACAGGACTTTTCCCGTATAGCCAGGCCACTCTATGGACTACTCCAGACAAAACCCAGTCCACCACTGACCAAGccaaaaagagggaaaatgaaggggCCTCAGCTTCCTTCACGGACCTTAGTAGAATGGGATGGCCAGCACTAAGAGGTTCTGGAGCACCTCATAGATATTCTAACAAACCCACCGGTGCTGGCCTACCCAGACTTTGACCACCCGTTCATACTGCACACAGATGCCTCTCAACAGGGCCTCGGGGCAGTACTATACCAAAACCAGGATGGTAAGATGAGGGTGATAGGTTATGGGTCCCGTACCCTGACTCCAGCTGAACAGAATTACCACCTCCACAGTGGGAAACTGGAGTTCTTGGCCTTGAAGTGGGCCATATGTGACAAGTTTGTAGATTACTTGTACTATGCACCCCACTTCATTGTATTCACAGATAACAACCCCCTCACTTACGTTATGAGTACGGCCAAGCTCAATGCCGTGGGACATCGCTGGGTGGGGCAGCTTGCTGATTTCCACTTTGAAATCAGGTATCGGCCCGGCAAACAGAACATTGATGCAGACACCCTTTCTCGCTGTCCACTTGATATCAATGTCTTTATGGATCAGTGCTCAGAAAGACTATCAGAAGAAGTAGTGTGTGCCATTTGGGAGGGAACTAGGACAGCCAAACAAGGGGATGTAGCTTGGGTAGCAGCCCTCAATGTCACGTCACAacaaacacactcaaacatagagCCACTTTCAGTAATCAGTCACAAAGAACTTGCAAAGGAACAGCATAAAGATCCTGTAATAGGTAAAATCTTAGagttaaaggagaaaaacagagaactaACTGATGAGGTACGTAGGACACTTGACAAGCCCACAAGAAAACTGACACGGGAATGGAGCAGGTTGCAGGTGGAGGATGGCCTTCTTTATAGGAAGACTCCCGGGCGACGACAGTTTGTCCTGCCTGCCATCTACAAGCCAACTATCCTCTCACACCTGCATGACAGTATGGGACATGTTGGGGTGGAAAGAGTCCTTGGTCTAGTAAGAGACCACTTTTATTGGCCTTTTATGAAAAGAGAGGTTAAGGAATACATCACCAGAAGATGTCGCtgcataaagcaaaaaaaagccAGCATTGCCTGACAAAGCACCCATGGGAAACCTTACATCAAGCTCACCACTAGAGCTTGTGTGCATTGACTTCCTGCACCTTGAGACCAGCCGAGGTGGGTACGAATACATATTGGTTGTAGTCGACCACTTTACAAGGTTTGCACAGGCATATCCCACCAGAAACAAGGCTGGAAAGACAGCTGCAGACCGAATCTTCAGTGATTTCATTCTGCGATTTGGGTACCCAGCTAAGCTCCATCATGATCAGGACCGGGAGTTTGAGAATGAGTTGTTCAGGGCACTCAGACAGCTGTCTGTGGTAAACCATTCCAGAACTTCCCCATACCATCCTCAGGACAACCCCGCAGAAAGATTCAATCGAACTCTGCTACAGATGCTCAGGACACtgggtgagaaagagagagaaaactggAAAGATCACCTGGCTCACGTCGTTCATGCATATAACTCACCAAACATGAGTCAACAGGGTTCTCTCCATATTACCTTCTGTATGGCCGCCATCCACGTCTGCCTATTGACCTTCTCTTTGGATTGGTAACTGAGGATGAGACATGCACTCAAAGTGAATATGCAAaaagatggaaagagaaaatgattgAGGCATACAAGATAGCCAGCACTAACAGCCAACATTCGAGTGCAAAAGGAAAGCACTATTATGACAAACGGAACAGAGGTGTGACTCTGCAGCCCGGGGACAGGGTTCTTGTTTGCAACCTTTCAGAAAGCGGAGGTCCATGCAAACTGAAACCAAACTGGGAGAAAGCCATTTACATTGTCAGGGAGCAGGTTGGGGATAACCCAGTCTATAAAGTCAGTCCTGAGAAGAAGGGTCACCCCACTCATACCCTCCATAGAAACTTGTTACTCCAAGTTAATGATCTGCCAATAGACCTAACTGAGTCTGCCATGCTTGATAAGCCTcaaaagaggaaaggaaagTCAAATCCACCACTGGAAACTGTCGAACAAAGACAGAACAGTGACACAAGTGATTCCGAGATGGATGGGGAGGCACCCCGTTACTGGCTACGGGTACCAAGAGAACAAGTGCAGGCCAATTTGGACATGTATGGGCAGGATACCACAAGCAGGCTACAGAGTACCGCTGAGACACCTGGAGATCTATTGGAGGAGCACATCCCTGTGGAATCTGAGTCTGAAAGCATGAACGtaggagagaggaggaaaatgaGATTTTGCTGTCTGCTGAGGAGCCCCAACTTGGCGAAGCACAGCAGATGCTTCAGACAAACAACTCAAGGGGAAGAGTGTCAACCAGACTTCCAGCCTCCACTGAGGAGATCTACAAGGGAGAGGCGACCTCGCCAGATGCTGACCTACTCTTCCCTTGGTCAGCCAACTTATCAGCCATGTTTGGTTGTTGGCTCCATAGGAGTACAGCCAATATTTCACATGTGCCAGTACCCACAATCTTACTGGTATTCAGTCCAACCCACTCACACCATGCCTGTCACATACTCACCAATTAATCATTCTATCTACTGTTGTTAAGGTCGAGAAAGACATCTGACAGGTTTTGTTCATGTGATACTGTTATAAAtttgtaatgtgtgtttatatgtatcATATAGGAGTTGAAACCTGGTTCAAAAGGTAAAAGGAATTTGGACTATTAACAGCAAGTTTCGGGAGCCACTTTTGTTTGTTGGGGAGCGTGTGCCACACCCAAAATGTGTGGCCACTTTTGTGTtaatctgttaatttcatttatttaatttgcttaccTGTGATTTCCAGCAacaaagactcaaaatatttttgggaaACATGACCAATATTTGTGCTGATTTATTGTGCAACATGGACTATACAGAAGGCCAGTAAAATTGGAGCAACACCTCAGGTGGAACTGTTGATTCCAGGGAAGATGCTTTAGGGGGTGAATTTCCGCCCGCTAAACAGATGCAATCTGGAAGGCAAACCGAGTGCACTGCgtcttcattgctcctgaatgttacctgtatttgcaggttagtatttggttaaaaaaatgataccacTGTCTATGATTTGGAGAAAAGGTTATTCTGCATGCTAAGTTTGTAAAGTTAGTGCATAGTTTTGCACTCGCgagcagcagtttggagaccCGCAGAAGCCTCAGCCAGAGGACAGGCTCTGCAGGCCGCTAGCAAATACGTCATGGTAACGTTGCGGTATTGTGGGTCGTATGCACCAAGTTTTGTCTTGCAGGAGTGTCACTGCAGGTTTATTTGCTTTACATGATGGATATTTGTACTCCCGCACACCTTACTGTTTAGAATACAGATGTACGTTAAGATGTTTTGGCACTTAAGTAAAGTTAAGTTTGAATGAGTGTATGAGTGTTTCACATGTTATACAGGactattttattttcacaatgcTGTTAAGCATGTGTGATTAATTGCTTAGTTTCAGTATCCAGAACAGATACAGTGTCTACCGTAAATTGGAACAGCTAAAAGCATTGTTTTAAATACCGTTGAGAATGACTGTAAGGTGCACTATAGACATGTAGTAGCTTTTCATTGCTTATGCAAGGGCAACTGTGTACTGTTATTCCACCTGCACAGAGAGGTTGTACATTGGAGATAGTGGAGTGTTGATGTGTGAACACATCTACTTCTATGCTTATAACTGTTGGAAATATGGACATATGTGAGTTGTAAAGACACTGGAACTGAAAGAAAGTAATGCATACATGaatgttgttaatgtttatgGAAATCTGAATAAGATGCAATCTGGAAGGCAAACCGAGCACACTGCgtcttcattgctcctgaatgttacctgtatttgcagggaAATCATTTTTGTTATGGTGGCACCACCCTTGGGGCCCGTAACACCTGCTTGCAGCCCTGTTTCAAAAAGGAAATGTCTGACAAGTTAATGTCATGTGGTTAGCCGTCATGCAACATTTTCCAGCACTCAAGAAATCATAATCCCAGTACTCAAAatataatgcaatattttaTTGTCCATTCATAATACAAAACTTTAACACCAAGTTCAACaagataagaaaaagaaaatcttatCTCCATAGTACTGTTAGGTATCCATACATCTTCCATACATTATTCCTGCTATGTGATCAACTGAGATGAcacagaaaatagaaaacaaaatatataaatgaagtAAATCTAATCAATTGAACTGAAATCATAAAATGTAATGGATGTTTTACCTGAatttaaaaatctgccaaagaaAATTAGCATAGCCATCTTAATTTCCTccattcttttttgtttttttttgtttgtttgttttctaactTGTACTTAAGCAGCAATCATTCTACAGATTTATATTCCTTCAAATAAGCATTTCTATGTGGTTTTGGTATTTGTGACATTTTCTATTTgcccattttttaaatgttgttcaTTTATAGTCCTTCACTTTTATATAGTCATCAAAAAATTATATTGGCACTAATCTGGGTTTGCCCccataaataaatgtatgtatttgtattaaaaatgtatttagaaAAAACATCTTTACATTACAGTACAATTTTTTGATTATCTTACTCAAAATAAGGGAACCCTGAAAGACAAATAATGTACCTTTTCAGgtcaagtacatttttattattattattattattattgattcaGATCCAGACTTGTTGCAAACACTTAGGTTCCAATACTATaaattttctttacttttgttCTCTTCCTTATTCTTATCTTTATTGGTTGCTCTTAGTGTTGCAGCTTCAACAGGAACTCTTCTATTTCTCTGTTACCATTTCTTGCGCTGATCTTCTTTAGCTGTTTGATGCTGTGTTCATGATAGAATGATTGGTGTGGTATCGCTGCTGTCTTCATGAGATATTCTGTTGACTTTTTGGTATCTTTTCgactgaaatataaatattttgcaTAAGAGTTGTAAAGCAGCTGTTGCTCTTCACAATCCAGATCACTTTCTAGCAGTTCCTTATATATCTGCTCACCTTTATCTTGCTCATTCGCCTTTACGTATATGTCTGCAagaattattttgattttaagtGAAGAATGCGGGTAAAGAGAAATCACTTCCTTACAGAGACTGATGGCTCTGTCCGTCGTGCTGTGCTTCAGCTGACTGCCCTCCTGCAAATAGATCTTCCACCTGTAGGAGTTTGCAGCACTCCACTTTAGGTATCGTTCATTTGGATGTCTTTCCAGAGCTTCTTCTACCAAATCAGTAGCTTCATCTGCAGATAAATACATTCTGTAAAGCCTTAGTATTGGTCTAATACCACTGTAGCTGCTTACTGGCTTTTTTAAAACCCTCCTGGCCAATGCACGTATTTCATGTTCAGGTTTTGTTCCTTTTTGAGCACGTGTCTTGAGGTAAAGAGCAGCAAGGTGCAAGTTCTCTGGATCATGTTCTGTGGCAATTCTCATTTTTTCCATGATAGTATGGTCCAGGTCTTTACCCTCAGGCTTACCATTCACTAATGTTAACACATAGCTGGTCTGCCACTCCACCATATCTGGCTGCATCCTGATGGCTTTTTGGAAGTATTCTTTAGCTTCCTCCCTTTTGCCTTTGCCAAACTTCATGAGAGTCCAGGCTTTTTCCGCATAGACCTCTGGATGCAGTTCATCCTGGGATGGAGATGGGCATTCATCCATCAGGGCACTGATCTTTGATAGGTAATCCTGACTCTGTGCTTGTTCTTTCTGATGGTGGTGCAGCCAAGCCAGGTTCCCGTAGTTCACCACCAACCAGGGACCCTGATCTGATACCGTGTTTCTCATCTGGCAGAAGGCCTCTGTGGCCCTGCTGAAGAAACGGAAGGCGTCTTCAATAAAGCCAAGCGTGTAGTGGAGAAACCCCTGCAAGTTGTATATGTGTCCCAGCCAGCTGTATCCCTCCTTGGTGCCAATGTCTTCTAGATGGTCCTTGAGACGGTAAAGATTGGACTTGATGGGGTTC
Proteins encoded:
- the LOC115779621 gene encoding interferon-induced protein with tetratricopeptide repeats 5-like, with the translated sequence MSSAQSQLTLESKLEALQCHFNWDLNPIKSNLYRLKDHLEDIGTKEGYSWLGHIYNLQGFLHYTLGFIEDAFRFFSRATEAFCQMRNTVSDQGPWLVVNYGNLAWLHHHQKEQAQSQDYLSKISALMDECPSPSQDELHPEVYAEKAWTLMKFGKGKREEAKEYFQKAIRMQPDMVEWQTSYVLTLVNGKPEGKDLDHTIMEKMRIATEHDPENLHLAALYLKTRAQKGTKPEHEIRALARRVLKKPVSSYSGIRPILRLYRMYLSADEATDLVEEALERHPNERYLKWSAANSYRWKIYLQEGSQLKHSTTDRAISLCKEVISLYPHSSLKIKIILADIYVKANEQDKGEQIYKELLESDLDCEEQQLLYNSYAKYLYFSRKDTKKSTEYLMKTAAIPHQSFYHEHSIKQLKKISARNGNREIEEFLLKLQH